In the Pseudanabaena sp. PCC 7367 genome, one interval contains:
- the lepA gene encoding translation elongation factor 4, with product MTEVPASRIRNFSIIAHIDHGKSTLADRLLQVTGTVADREMKEQFLDTLDLERERGITIKLQAARMNYTAKDGQEYVLNLIDTPGHVDFSYEVSRSLAACEGALLVVDASQGVEAQTMANVYLALENDLEIIPVLNKIDLPGAEPDRVAEEIEQVIGLDCSEAILASAKEGIGVNEILEAIVAQVPPPADTTEEPLRALIFDSYYDPYRGVIVYFRVMDGNLKKGDRVKFMASGQEYDIDEIGVLSPVQIQVDQLHAGEVGYLAAAIKTVEHARVGDTITLANHPATKPLPGYVEAKPMVFCGMFPIDADQFEDLREALEKFKLNDAALNYEPETSSAMGFGFRCGFLGLLHMEIVQERLEREYNLNLIITAPSVVYQVTTNKDEVLLIDNPSELPPPMLREKIEEPYVRLDMMTPQEHIGALMELCETRRGDFKDMKYITQDRASLIYEIPLAEIVTDFFNQMKSRTKGYASMEYHIIGYRPNDLVKLDILVNEEPVDSLACIVHRDKAYQMGRGLVSKLKQLIPRQQFKIPVQAAIGSKVLSRENIPALRKNVLSKCYGGDISRKKKLLEKQKEGKKRMKAIGTVEVPQEAFMAILKLNQDS from the coding sequence ATGACCGAAGTACCCGCATCCCGCATTCGTAATTTCTCGATTATTGCCCATATCGACCATGGTAAGTCCACTTTGGCCGATCGCCTGTTGCAGGTGACTGGCACTGTGGCCGATCGGGAAATGAAAGAGCAGTTCCTAGACACCTTAGATCTAGAGCGGGAGCGGGGGATCACGATCAAGCTCCAGGCCGCCCGCATGAACTACACCGCCAAAGACGGTCAGGAATATGTGTTGAATTTGATCGATACACCGGGGCATGTGGATTTTTCCTATGAAGTATCCAGGTCATTGGCAGCCTGCGAGGGAGCCCTGTTGGTAGTAGATGCCTCGCAAGGGGTGGAAGCGCAAACAATGGCTAATGTGTATTTGGCGCTAGAAAATGATCTAGAAATTATTCCTGTACTCAATAAAATCGATCTACCTGGTGCTGAACCCGATCGGGTAGCCGAGGAAATTGAACAGGTAATTGGCCTGGATTGTAGTGAGGCGATCCTGGCTTCTGCCAAAGAAGGAATTGGCGTAAACGAGATCCTCGAAGCGATCGTGGCTCAAGTGCCTCCACCGGCCGATACTACCGAGGAACCGCTGCGGGCGCTGATCTTTGACAGCTATTATGATCCCTATCGCGGTGTGATTGTTTATTTTCGGGTGATGGATGGCAATCTCAAAAAGGGCGATCGGGTCAAATTCATGGCATCGGGTCAAGAATATGACATCGACGAAATAGGTGTGCTTTCACCAGTCCAGATCCAAGTCGATCAGCTCCATGCTGGCGAGGTGGGTTATCTGGCGGCGGCGATCAAAACCGTTGAACATGCCCGCGTGGGTGACACAATTACCCTGGCTAACCACCCGGCAACCAAACCATTGCCAGGATATGTGGAAGCAAAGCCGATGGTATTTTGTGGCATGTTTCCGATCGATGCCGATCAATTTGAAGATCTGCGCGAAGCCCTGGAAAAATTTAAACTCAATGATGCTGCCCTCAATTACGAGCCAGAAACTTCCAGCGCGATGGGGTTTGGCTTCCGCTGTGGCTTTTTGGGCTTGCTGCATATGGAAATTGTGCAGGAGCGCTTAGAACGGGAATATAACCTGAATTTGATTATCACTGCGCCTTCGGTGGTTTATCAAGTTACTACCAACAAGGATGAGGTACTGCTAATTGATAATCCCAGTGAATTGCCGCCACCTATGCTGCGCGAGAAGATCGAAGAGCCCTATGTGCGCTTGGATATGATGACCCCGCAAGAGCATATTGGTGCATTGATGGAGCTGTGCGAGACCCGGCGTGGTGATTTTAAGGATATGAAATATATCACTCAGGATCGCGCTTCTTTAATCTACGAAATCCCGCTGGCGGAAATTGTGACTGATTTTTTCAATCAGATGAAGTCACGCACCAAGGGCTATGCCAGCATGGAATATCACATCATTGGCTATCGCCCCAATGATCTGGTCAAGCTGGATATTTTGGTCAATGAAGAACCGGTGGACTCGCTGGCCTGTATTGTGCACCGTGATAAAGCCTATCAGATGGGGCGTGGTTTGGTGTCCAAGCTCAAGCAGTTAATCCCCCGCCAGCAGTTCAAAATCCCGGTACAAGCGGCGATCGGCTCTAAGGTACTATCCCGCGAGAATATTCCCGCCCTGCGCAAAAATGTGTTGAGTAAGTGCTATGGCGGTGATATTTCCCGTAAGAAAAAGCTGCTAGAGAAGCAGAAAGAGGGCAAGAAGCGGATGAAGGCGATCGGTACGGTGGAAGTACCCCAGGAAGCGTTCATGGCAATCTTGAAGCTAAACCAAGATAGTTAG